The following coding sequences lie in one Saccopteryx bilineata isolate mSacBil1 chromosome 5, mSacBil1_pri_phased_curated, whole genome shotgun sequence genomic window:
- the CLK1 gene encoding dual specificity protein kinase CLK1 isoform X1 yields the protein MRHSKRAYCPDWDEKDWDCGKWRSHSGHKRKKRSPSSARENKRCRYNHSKTSDSHYLESRSINEKDYYSRRYVDEYRNDCNQGCESGHHHRDHESRYQNHSSKSSGRSGRSSYKSKHRIHHSTSHHRSHGKSHRRKRTRSVEDDEEGHLICQSGDVLSARYEIVDTLGEGAFGKVVECIDRKVGGRHVAVKIVKNVDRYCEAARSEIQVLEHLNTTDPSSTFRCVQMLEWFEHRGHICIVFELLGLSTYDFIKENGFLPFRLDHIRKMAYQICKSVNFLHSNKLTHTDLKPENILFVQSDYTEAYNPKLKRDERTLINPDIKVVDFGSATYDDEHHSTLVSTRHYRAPEVILALGWSQPCDVWSIGCILIEYYLGFTVFPTHDSKEHLAMMERILGPLPKHMIQKTRKRKYFHHDQLDWDEHSSAGRYVSRRCKPLKEFMLSQDAEHELLFDLIQKMLEYDPADRITLKEALKHPFFDPVKKTT from the exons ATGAGACACTCGAAGAGAGCTtactgccctgactgggatgagAAGGATTGGGATTGTGGCAAGTGGCGGAGCCACAGTGGTcataagagaaagaagaggtcGCCCAGCAGCGCCCGGGAGAACAAGCGCTGCCGATACAACCACTCTAAGACTTCGGACAG ccATTATTTGGAAAGCAGATCCATAAATGAGAAAGATTATTATAGCCGACGCTACGTTGATGAATATAGAAATGACTGCAATCAAGGATGTGAATCTGGACATCACCATAGGGACCATGAAAGCAGATACCAGAACCATAGTAGCAAGTCTTCTGGTAGAAGTGGAAGAAGTAGTTATAAAAGCAAACACAGGATTCACCACAGTACTTCACATCATCGTTCACATGGG AAGAGTCACCGAAGGAAAAGAACCAGGAGTGTAGAGGATGATGAGGAGGGTCACCTGATCTGTCAGAGTGGAGACGTACTAAGTGCAAGAT atgAAATTGTTGATACTTTAGGTGAAGGAGCTTTTGGGAAAGTCGTGGAGTGCATTGATCGTAAGGT GGGAGGGAGACATGTAGcagtaaaaatagttaaaaatgtgGATAGATACTGTGAAGCTGCTCGCTCAGAAATACAAGTTCTAGAACATTTAAATACAACAGACCCCAGCAGCACATT CCGCTGTGTCCAGATGTTAGAATGGTTTGAGCATCGTGGTCACATTTGCATTGTGTTTGAACTGCTAGGACTTAGTACTTACGATTTTATTAAGGAAAATGGTTTCCTGCCATTTCGACTGGATCATATCAGGAAGATGGCATATCAGATATGCAAGTCTGTGAACT TTTTGCACAGTAATAAGTTAACTCACACAGACTTAAAGCCTGAAAACATCTTATTTGTGCAATCTGACTACACAGAGGCTTATAATCCCAAATTG AAACGTGATGAACGTACCTTAATAAATCCGGATATTAAAGTTGTAGACTTTGGAAGTGCGACATACGATGATGAACATCACAGTACGTTGGTATCTACAAGGCACTATAGGGCGCCTGAAGTTATTTTAG cTTTAGGATGGTCCCAACCATGTGATGTCTGGAGTATAGGATGTATTCTTATTGAGTACTACCTTGGGTTTACAGTATTTCCA acaCATGATAGTAAGGAGCATTTAGCAATGATGGAAAGGATTCTTGGACCTTTACCAAAACATATGATACAGAAAACCAG GAAACGTAAATATTTTCATCATGATCAATTGGACTGGGATGAACACAGTTCTGCTGGCAGATATGTTTCAAGGCGCTGTAAACCTCTGAAG GAATTTATGCTTTCTCAGGATGCTGAACATGAGCTTCTCTTTGACCTTATTCAGAAAATGTTGGAGTATGATCCAGCCGACAGGATTACTCTCAAAGAAGCCTTAAAGCATCCTTTCTTTGATCctgtaaaaaaaactacatag
- the CLK1 gene encoding dual specificity protein kinase CLK1 isoform X2 has translation MLEWFEHRGHICIVFELLGLSTYDFIKENGFLPFRLDHIRKMAYQICKSVNFLHSNKLTHTDLKPENILFVQSDYTEAYNPKLKRDERTLINPDIKVVDFGSATYDDEHHSTLVSTRHYRAPEVILALGWSQPCDVWSIGCILIEYYLGFTVFPTHDSKEHLAMMERILGPLPKHMIQKTRKRKYFHHDQLDWDEHSSAGRYVSRRCKPLKEFMLSQDAEHELLFDLIQKMLEYDPADRITLKEALKHPFFDPVKKTT, from the exons ATGTTAGAATGGTTTGAGCATCGTGGTCACATTTGCATTGTGTTTGAACTGCTAGGACTTAGTACTTACGATTTTATTAAGGAAAATGGTTTCCTGCCATTTCGACTGGATCATATCAGGAAGATGGCATATCAGATATGCAAGTCTGTGAACT TTTTGCACAGTAATAAGTTAACTCACACAGACTTAAAGCCTGAAAACATCTTATTTGTGCAATCTGACTACACAGAGGCTTATAATCCCAAATTG AAACGTGATGAACGTACCTTAATAAATCCGGATATTAAAGTTGTAGACTTTGGAAGTGCGACATACGATGATGAACATCACAGTACGTTGGTATCTACAAGGCACTATAGGGCGCCTGAAGTTATTTTAG cTTTAGGATGGTCCCAACCATGTGATGTCTGGAGTATAGGATGTATTCTTATTGAGTACTACCTTGGGTTTACAGTATTTCCA acaCATGATAGTAAGGAGCATTTAGCAATGATGGAAAGGATTCTTGGACCTTTACCAAAACATATGATACAGAAAACCAG GAAACGTAAATATTTTCATCATGATCAATTGGACTGGGATGAACACAGTTCTGCTGGCAGATATGTTTCAAGGCGCTGTAAACCTCTGAAG GAATTTATGCTTTCTCAGGATGCTGAACATGAGCTTCTCTTTGACCTTATTCAGAAAATGTTGGAGTATGATCCAGCCGACAGGATTACTCTCAAAGAAGCCTTAAAGCATCCTTTCTTTGATCctgtaaaaaaaactacatag
- the BZW1 gene encoding eIF5-mimic protein 2, whose protein sequence is MNNQKQQKPTLSGQRFKTRKRDEKERFDPTQFQDCIIQGLTETGTDLEAVAKFLDASGAKLDYRRYAETLFDILVAGGMLAPGGTLADDMMRTDVCVFAAQEDLETMQAFAQVFNKLIRRYKYLEKGFEDEVKKLLLFLKGFSESERNKLAMLTGVLLANGTLNASILNSLYNENLVKEGVSAAFAVKLFKSWINEKDINAVAASLRKVSMDNRLMELFPANKQSVEHFTKYFTEAGLKELSEYVRNQQTIGARKELQKELQEQMSRGDPFKDIILYVKEEMKKNNIPEPVVIGIVWSSVMSTVEWNKKEELVAEQAIKHLKQYSPLLAAFTTQGQSELTLLLKIQEYCYDNIHFMKAFQKIVVLFYKAEVLSEEPILKWYKDAHVAKGKSVFLEQMKKFVEWLKNAEEESESEAEEGD, encoded by the exons ATGAAAAAGAGAGGTTTGACCCTACTCAGTTTCAAGACTGTATTATTCAAGGCTTAACTGAAACTGGTACTGATTTGGAAGCAGTAGCAAAGTTTCTTGATGCTTCTGGAGCAAAACTTGATTACCGCCGATATGCAGAAACACTCTTTGACATTCTGGTGGCCGGGGGAATGCTGG CCCCAGGTGGTACACTGGCAGATGACATGATGCGTACAGATGTCTGTGTGTTTGCAGCACAAGAAGACCTAGAGACCATGCAGGCATTTGCTCAG gtTTTTAACAAGTTAATCAGGCGCTATAAATACCTGGAGAAAGGTTTTGAAGATGAAGTAAAaaag CTGCTCCTGTTCTTAAAGGGTTTTTCAGAGTCCGAGAGGAACAAGCTGGCTATGTTGACTGGTGTTCTTCTGGCTAATGGAACACTTAATGCATCCATTCTTAATAGCCTTTATAATGAGAATTTGGTTAAAGAAG GGGTTTCAGCAGCTTTTGCTGTAAAGCTCTTTAAATCATGgataaatgaaaaagatatcaaTGCAGTAGCTGCAAGTCTTCGGAAAGTCAGCATGGATAACAGACTGATG GAACTTTTTCCTGCCAATAAACAAAGCGTTGAACACTTCACGAAGTATTTTACGGAGGCAGGCTTAAAAGAGCTTTCAGAATATGTTCGCAATCAGCAAACCATAGGAGCTCGGAAGGAACTCCAGAAAGAACTTCAGGAACAGATGTCCCGTGGTGATCCATTTAAGGAT ATAATTTTGTATGTCAaggaggaaatgaaaaaaaataacataccaGAACCTGTCGTCATTGGAATAGTCTGGTCCAGTGTAATGAGCACTGTGGAATGGAACAAAAAAGAGGAGCTTGTAGCAGAGCAAGCCATCAAGCACTTGAAG CAATACAGCCCTCTCCTTGCTGCCTTTACTACTCAAGGTCAGTCTGAGCTGACTCTGTTACTGAAGATTCAGGAGTATTGCTATGATAACATTCATTTCATGAAAGCCTTCCAGAAAATAGTGGTGCTTTTTTATAaag CCGAAGTCCTGAGTGAAGAACCCATTCTGAAGTGGTATAAAGATGCACATGTTGCAAAGGGGAAAAGTGTCTTCCTTGAACAAATGAAAAAGTTTGTGGAGTGGCTTAAAAACGCTGAAGAAG AATCTGAGTCTGAAGCTGAAGAAGGGGACTGA